One window of Mesorhizobium sp. WSM4904 genomic DNA carries:
- a CDS encoding sugar ABC transporter permease has translation MSTVAETQIKLTPEHDARPDATVRSRLQDLLPKIVLAPSFAATIVFVYGFILWTIYLSFTNSKTFPSYAITGARAYQRLWRWTFESDPPSSWYTSITNMGIFGFLYILICLALGLFLAILLDQKIRGEGMLRPIYLYPMALSFIVTGVAWKWFLDPGLGLEQTLHQWGWTSFHFDWIKNKDFVIYTVVIAGVWQASGFIMAMFLAGLRGIDGEIMKAAQIDGASTFQLYRRIVIPLLRPVFLSAFIVLAHLAIKSYDLVVALTSGGPGGSAWLPSNFMYEFTFKRNEMAVGSASAVIMLMTLTAIIVPYLYSELREKPR, from the coding sequence ATGAGCACAGTCGCCGAAACCCAAATCAAGCTGACACCGGAGCATGACGCCCGCCCTGACGCGACCGTCCGCTCGCGGCTGCAGGATCTGTTGCCGAAGATCGTTCTTGCGCCGAGCTTCGCGGCGACGATCGTGTTCGTCTATGGCTTCATCCTGTGGACGATCTATCTGTCGTTCACCAACTCCAAGACCTTCCCGTCCTATGCCATAACCGGCGCCCGCGCCTATCAGCGGCTGTGGCGCTGGACCTTCGAGAGCGACCCGCCGTCGAGCTGGTACACCTCGATCACCAACATGGGCATTTTCGGCTTCCTCTATATCCTGATCTGCCTGGCGCTCGGCCTGTTCCTGGCCATCCTGCTCGACCAGAAGATCCGCGGCGAAGGCATGCTGCGGCCGATCTACCTCTACCCGATGGCACTGTCTTTCATCGTCACCGGCGTCGCCTGGAAATGGTTCCTCGACCCCGGCCTCGGCCTCGAGCAGACGCTGCATCAATGGGGCTGGACGAGCTTCCATTTCGACTGGATCAAGAACAAGGATTTCGTCATCTACACGGTGGTGATCGCCGGCGTCTGGCAGGCTTCCGGCTTCATCATGGCGATGTTCCTGGCCGGTTTGCGCGGCATCGACGGCGAGATCATGAAGGCTGCGCAGATCGACGGCGCCTCCACCTTCCAGCTCTACCGCCGCATCGTCATTCCGCTTCTGCGGCCGGTGTTCCTCTCGGCCTTCATCGTGCTCGCCCACCTCGCCATCAAGTCCTACGACCTGGTCGTGGCGCTGACCAGCGGCGGCCCGGGCGGCTCGGCCTGGCTGCCATCCAACTTCATGTATGAGTTCACCTTCAAGCGCAACGAGATGGCGGTCGGCTCGGCCAGCGCGGTGATCATGCTGATGACGCTGACAGCGATCATCGTGCCTTACCTCTATTCCGAGCTCAGGGAGAAGCCGCGATGA
- a CDS encoding GMC family oxidoreductase, translating to MNPDIVIIGSGIGGATIASGLAGSGASIVILERGEPMPATPHARSTRSIFVDEHYRPKEMWREAGGAAFNPGNYYYVGGNSKFFGAVLIRYRKEDFSELEHFGGISPAWPFSYEEFEPWYSKAEQLFRVRGTLGEDPTEPFHSIPYAFKPVPDEPSIARARAELKSLGLHPASLPLGVDIEAWLKEGKTGWDAFPNTGQGKIDAQTGPLTAALTDKNIRLETSAHVDWLEASPDGKSIVAIHYTQNGSQKTLSPKLVILSAGAVNSAVILLRSPSTGNGKAGGKGLANSSDQVGRNFMNHNSSAMLAIDPRRRNDAVYQKTLMLNDYYLSDGKGGKPLGNVQLLGKIDGNMLRANVKLAPKFALDFMAGHAVDWYLMCEDLPDPESRIMVDGKEIVMQWRRSNMQSLEGLTKVMRENFRACGYPIVLSRPFDKRTPSHQCGTVKMGNDPATSPLDPFCRAFDHNNLFVVDASFLPTSAAVNPALSIAAQALRVADHIRKTELAA from the coding sequence ATGAACCCGGATATCGTCATCATCGGCTCCGGCATCGGCGGCGCCACGATCGCCTCCGGCTTGGCCGGCAGCGGCGCCTCGATCGTGATCCTGGAGCGCGGCGAACCGATGCCGGCGACGCCGCATGCGCGCTCGACGCGGTCGATCTTCGTTGACGAGCACTATCGGCCGAAGGAGATGTGGCGCGAGGCCGGAGGAGCCGCCTTCAACCCCGGCAACTACTATTATGTCGGCGGCAATTCGAAATTCTTCGGCGCCGTGCTCATCCGTTACCGCAAGGAGGATTTCTCCGAGCTCGAGCATTTCGGCGGCATCTCTCCCGCCTGGCCGTTTTCCTATGAGGAGTTCGAGCCCTGGTACTCGAAGGCCGAGCAGCTTTTTCGCGTGCGCGGAACGCTGGGCGAGGACCCGACCGAGCCGTTCCACTCGATCCCTTACGCTTTCAAGCCGGTGCCCGACGAGCCGTCGATCGCGCGCGCCCGTGCCGAACTGAAGAGCCTTGGCCTGCATCCGGCCTCGCTGCCGCTGGGTGTCGACATCGAAGCCTGGCTGAAGGAAGGCAAGACCGGCTGGGATGCTTTCCCCAACACCGGCCAGGGCAAGATCGACGCCCAGACCGGACCTCTGACGGCGGCGCTCACTGACAAGAACATCCGCCTCGAGACCAGCGCCCATGTCGACTGGCTCGAGGCCTCGCCCGACGGAAAGTCCATCGTGGCCATCCACTATACCCAGAACGGTTCGCAAAAGACGCTGTCGCCGAAGCTGGTCATCCTGTCGGCTGGCGCGGTCAATTCCGCCGTCATCCTGCTGCGCTCGCCTTCCACCGGCAATGGCAAGGCAGGCGGCAAGGGCCTCGCCAACAGCTCCGACCAGGTCGGGCGCAACTTCATGAACCACAATTCGAGCGCGATGCTCGCGATCGACCCGCGCCGCCGCAACGATGCCGTCTACCAGAAGACGCTGATGCTCAACGACTACTATCTGTCGGACGGCAAGGGCGGCAAGCCGCTCGGCAATGTGCAACTGCTCGGCAAGATCGACGGCAATATGTTGAGGGCCAATGTGAAGCTGGCGCCGAAATTCGCGCTCGACTTCATGGCCGGCCACGCCGTCGACTGGTACCTGATGTGCGAGGATCTGCCCGATCCCGAAAGCCGCATCATGGTCGACGGCAAGGAGATCGTCATGCAGTGGCGGCGCTCCAACATGCAGTCCCTCGAGGGCCTGACCAAGGTGATGCGCGAGAATTTCCGCGCCTGCGGCTATCCGATCGTGCTGTCGCGGCCCTTCGACAAGCGCACACCCTCGCACCAGTGCGGAACGGTGAAAATGGGCAATGACCCTGCAACGTCACCGCTCGACCCGTTCTGCCGTGCCTTCGACCACAACAACCTGTTCGTCGTCGACGCCAGCTTCCTGCCGACTTCGGCC
- a CDS encoding ABC transporter ATP-binding protein — translation MAFLEIDGLKKRFGNVEILKGINVELEKGGFLVLVGPSGCGKSTLLNTIAGLENITEGQIRVDGRAINDLHPSKRDIAMVFQSYALYPNMTVAGNIAFGMEMRGVPAAERQAAIDKVAKILQIGHLLQRKPSQLSGGQRQRVAMGRALVRDPKLFLFDEPLSNLDAKLRVDMRIEIKRLHATTGTTIVYVTHDQIEAMTLATKIAVMRDGEVQQFGTPAEVYNNPTNVFVADFMGSPAMNLIPAKIGANGSGLAVVLDREARQPITLSLPGAPAGLAAFKDKPVIFGVRPEALTDPEGAERNGSEIATADCHIEVVEPAGSDTFAVTNLGGKGVVARLRADARIQPGTSTPLAFNLSKAVFFDPATEKRIL, via the coding sequence ATGGCTTTTTTGGAAATTGATGGGCTGAAGAAGCGCTTCGGGAATGTCGAGATCCTGAAGGGCATCAATGTCGAGCTCGAAAAGGGCGGCTTCCTCGTGCTGGTCGGTCCGTCAGGCTGCGGCAAGTCCACGCTGCTCAACACCATCGCCGGCCTGGAGAACATCACCGAGGGCCAGATCCGCGTCGACGGGCGCGCGATCAACGATCTGCATCCCTCGAAGCGCGACATCGCCATGGTCTTCCAGAGCTACGCGCTCTATCCGAACATGACGGTGGCTGGAAACATCGCCTTCGGCATGGAGATGCGCGGCGTGCCGGCGGCGGAACGGCAGGCGGCGATCGACAAGGTGGCCAAGATCCTGCAGATCGGCCACCTCCTGCAGCGCAAGCCCAGCCAGCTCTCCGGCGGCCAGCGCCAGCGCGTCGCCATGGGCCGTGCGCTGGTGCGCGATCCGAAACTCTTTCTGTTCGACGAGCCGCTCTCCAACCTCGACGCCAAGCTGCGCGTCGACATGCGCATCGAAATCAAGCGCCTGCACGCCACGACCGGCACGACGATCGTCTACGTCACCCACGACCAGATCGAGGCGATGACGCTGGCGACCAAGATCGCCGTCATGCGCGACGGCGAGGTGCAGCAGTTCGGCACGCCGGCCGAAGTCTACAACAACCCCACCAACGTGTTCGTCGCCGACTTCATGGGCTCGCCGGCGATGAACCTGATCCCGGCCAAGATCGGCGCCAATGGCAGCGGGTTGGCCGTCGTGCTCGATCGCGAGGCGCGCCAGCCGATCACGCTGTCGCTTCCCGGCGCGCCGGCCGGCCTTGCGGCCTTCAAGGACAAGCCGGTCATCTTCGGCGTCCGCCCGGAAGCGCTGACCGACCCGGAAGGGGCGGAACGCAACGGGTCCGAGATCGCCACCGCCGACTGCCACATCGAAGTGGTAGAGCCGGCGGGATCGGATACTTTCGCGGTCACCAATCTCGGCGGCAAGGGCGTGGTGGCGCGGCTGCGCGCCGATGCGAGGATCCAGCCCGGCACCAGCACGCCGCTGGCCTTCAACCTCAGCAAGGCGGTGTTCTTCGACCCGGCGACCGAGAAGCGCATTCTCTGA
- a CDS encoding enoyl-CoA hydratase/isomerase family protein: MAERLVTFEQDGAVGIVTLRRPEKFNALDIPMLRALEAALGEAELAEGVRVVLIRGEGKGFCAGGDVEAWAQLSAADFQVQWVRFGHRVFDRLARLRQPTIAVLSGHALGGGLELAAACDFRVAETQVKLGFPETSIGVVPGWSGTQRAVRRFGAQAVRRMALGGEIFLAADALALGIVDRVVETGKALEDAWAWAEKIAERGPLATEAAKLMIGVAEGEENAAATEALASGFIALTGDLKAGVGAFKAKRKPAFSRS, from the coding sequence ATGGCTGAACGCCTCGTCACTTTCGAGCAAGACGGCGCCGTCGGCATCGTCACGCTGCGTCGTCCGGAAAAGTTCAATGCGCTCGACATCCCGATGCTGCGCGCGCTCGAAGCCGCACTTGGCGAGGCGGAACTGGCCGAAGGCGTCCGCGTCGTGCTCATCCGCGGCGAAGGCAAGGGCTTCTGCGCCGGCGGCGACGTCGAGGCCTGGGCACAGTTGAGTGCCGCCGATTTCCAGGTGCAATGGGTCCGCTTCGGCCACCGCGTCTTCGACCGGCTGGCGCGGCTTAGGCAGCCGACCATCGCGGTGCTCTCCGGCCATGCGCTGGGCGGCGGGCTGGAGCTCGCAGCGGCCTGTGACTTCCGCGTCGCCGAGACGCAAGTGAAGCTCGGCTTCCCCGAGACTTCGATCGGCGTGGTCCCCGGCTGGTCCGGCACCCAGCGCGCCGTGCGCCGCTTCGGCGCGCAGGCGGTGCGGCGCATGGCGCTCGGCGGCGAGATTTTTCTGGCAGCCGATGCGCTCGCGCTTGGCATCGTCGACCGCGTCGTCGAGACCGGCAAGGCGTTGGAGGATGCCTGGGCCTGGGCCGAAAAAATCGCCGAACGCGGCCCGCTGGCGACCGAGGCCGCCAAGCTGATGATCGGCGTCGCCGAGGGCGAGGAGAATGCCGCGGCGACCGAGGCGCTGGCCAGCGGCTTCATTGCGCTCACCGGCGACCTGAAAGCCGGCGTCGGCGCCTTCAAGGCCAAGCGGAAGCCGGCCTTTTCGAGATCCTAG
- a CDS encoding aldehyde dehydrogenase family protein — translation MNAPLKISMPAEASQAPKAYKLLIDGSHVDARDGRTIERMSPGHGFAVSRYAQAGAAEVEAAVQAAHRAFETGPWPRMKAAERAAVLLKAADLIETRLEEIARLDALESGKPIAQARGEIGGAVDIWRYAASLARTLHGESYANLGDDMLGVVLREPIGVVSIITPWNFPFLIISQKLPFALAAGCTAVVKPSEMTSASTFVLGDILLEAGLPAGVVNILAGFGADVGAPMVSHPLVEMVSFTGSTRVGKMTMAAASNSLKKVSMELGGKNGQIVFPDADLEAAADAAVFGGFFNAGECCNAGSRLIVHEAIADDFLRTVKALAEKVKVGDPLDDRTKVGAMISADHMEKVAGYVTAAKTDGGSVFSGGGQLASNAGQYLDPTIVRGVTEDMAIAREEVFGPVLSVLTFETIEKALHIANNTPYGLSAGVWSASIDTCMSVARGVRSGTVWVNTFMEGYPELPFGGYKQSGLGRELGKRAVEDYTEEKTIQFHRGQRTGWWVG, via the coding sequence ATGAACGCACCACTCAAGATTTCCATGCCGGCCGAGGCGTCCCAGGCGCCGAAGGCCTACAAGCTTCTGATCGACGGCAGCCATGTCGACGCCCGCGACGGCCGCACCATCGAGCGCATGAGCCCCGGCCACGGTTTTGCCGTGTCGCGCTACGCCCAGGCGGGCGCCGCGGAGGTCGAGGCGGCCGTGCAGGCCGCGCACCGGGCCTTCGAGACAGGTCCCTGGCCGCGCATGAAGGCTGCCGAGCGCGCGGCCGTGCTGCTCAAGGCGGCCGACCTGATCGAGACCCGGCTGGAGGAGATCGCGCGGCTTGACGCGCTGGAATCCGGCAAGCCGATCGCGCAGGCGCGCGGCGAGATCGGCGGTGCGGTCGACATCTGGCGCTACGCCGCCTCGCTTGCCCGCACGCTGCATGGCGAGAGCTACGCCAATCTCGGCGACGATATGCTGGGCGTGGTGCTGCGCGAACCGATCGGCGTCGTCTCGATCATCACGCCATGGAATTTCCCCTTCCTGATCATCAGCCAGAAACTGCCCTTCGCGCTCGCCGCCGGCTGCACGGCGGTGGTGAAGCCGAGCGAGATGACCTCGGCCTCGACCTTCGTGCTCGGCGACATCCTGCTGGAGGCCGGGCTGCCGGCCGGCGTCGTCAACATCCTCGCCGGCTTCGGCGCTGATGTCGGCGCGCCGATGGTCAGCCATCCGCTGGTCGAGATGGTGTCCTTCACCGGCTCGACCCGCGTCGGCAAGATGACCATGGCGGCGGCCTCGAACTCGCTGAAGAAGGTGTCGATGGAACTCGGCGGCAAGAACGGCCAGATCGTCTTCCCCGACGCCGACCTCGAGGCGGCGGCGGATGCGGCGGTGTTCGGCGGCTTCTTCAATGCCGGCGAATGCTGCAATGCCGGCAGCCGGCTGATCGTGCATGAAGCGATCGCCGATGACTTCCTCAGGACCGTCAAGGCGCTGGCCGAGAAGGTGAAAGTCGGCGACCCGCTTGACGACCGCACCAAGGTCGGCGCCATGATCTCCGCCGACCATATGGAAAAAGTAGCCGGCTATGTGACGGCAGCGAAAACCGACGGCGGCAGCGTCTTCAGCGGCGGCGGACAGCTCGCCTCCAATGCCGGCCAGTATCTCGATCCGACCATCGTGCGGGGCGTCACCGAGGACATGGCCATCGCCCGCGAGGAAGTATTCGGGCCGGTGCTGTCCGTCCTCACATTTGAAACGATTGAAAAGGCATTGCACATCGCCAACAACACGCCCTATGGTCTGTCTGCGGGTGTGTGGAGCGCCAGCATCGACACATGCATGTCGGTGGCGCGCGGAGTGCGTTCGGGGACGGTTTGGGTAAATACGTTCATGGAAGGTTATCCCGAACTGCCCTTCGGCGGCTACAAGCAGTCCGGTCTCGGACGCGAACTCGGCAAACGCGCCGTCGAGGACTATACCGAGGAAAAGACCATCCAGTTTCATCGCGGCCAGCGCACCGGTTGGTGGGTCGGCTGA
- a CDS encoding ABC transporter substrate-binding protein, which translates to MLRKLLIGTALATSFAFSAHAADVKEVQMLHWWTSGGEAAALNVLKQDLAKEGYAWKDVPVAGGGGDAAMTALKAMVAAGNYPTASQMLGYTVLDYAAAGVMGDLTETAQKEGWDKSVPAALQKFSVYDGKWVAAPVNVHSVNWLWINKAVMDKIGGTEPKTFDDFIALLDKAKAAGVIPLALGGQNWQEATMFDSVVLSTGGPEFYKKAMNDLDEESLKSDTMKKSFDNLAKLVTYVDPNFSGRDWNLATAMVIKGDALVQVMGDWAKGEFHAAKKTPGTDFLCYRFPGTDGSVIYNSDMFGMFNVPDDRKAAQVALATATLSKSFQSAFNVVKGSVPARTDVPDTDFDACGKKGIADLKKANEGGTLFGSLAQGYGAPPAVANAYKDVISKFVHGQIKSSDEAVTELVKAIDDAK; encoded by the coding sequence ATGTTGCGCAAACTGCTTATCGGAACGGCTCTTGCGACGAGCTTTGCGTTCTCGGCGCATGCCGCGGACGTCAAGGAAGTGCAGATGCTGCATTGGTGGACGTCGGGCGGCGAAGCGGCCGCTCTGAACGTGCTGAAGCAGGATCTGGCCAAGGAAGGCTATGCCTGGAAGGACGTGCCGGTGGCCGGCGGCGGCGGCGACGCCGCCATGACCGCGCTGAAGGCGATGGTTGCGGCCGGCAACTATCCGACCGCCTCGCAGATGCTGGGCTACACCGTGCTCGACTATGCCGCCGCCGGCGTCATGGGCGACCTGACCGAGACGGCCCAGAAGGAAGGCTGGGACAAATCGGTTCCCGCCGCCCTGCAGAAGTTCTCCGTCTATGACGGCAAGTGGGTCGCGGCTCCGGTCAACGTCCACTCCGTCAACTGGCTGTGGATCAACAAGGCGGTGATGGACAAGATCGGCGGCACCGAGCCGAAGACCTTCGACGACTTCATCGCCCTCCTCGACAAGGCGAAGGCCGCGGGCGTTATCCCGTTGGCGCTCGGCGGTCAGAACTGGCAGGAAGCCACCATGTTCGACTCCGTCGTGCTGTCGACCGGCGGACCGGAGTTCTACAAGAAGGCGATGAACGACCTCGATGAGGAGTCGCTCAAGTCCGACACGATGAAGAAGTCGTTCGACAACCTCGCCAAGCTCGTCACCTATGTAGATCCGAACTTCTCGGGCCGCGACTGGAACCTCGCCACCGCCATGGTCATCAAGGGCGACGCGCTGGTTCAGGTCATGGGCGACTGGGCCAAGGGCGAGTTCCACGCCGCCAAAAAGACCCCGGGCACCGACTTTCTCTGCTACCGCTTCCCGGGCACCGACGGCTCGGTGATCTACAACTCCGACATGTTCGGCATGTTCAACGTTCCGGACGACCGCAAGGCCGCCCAGGTCGCTCTGGCCACCGCCACCCTGTCGAAGAGCTTCCAGTCTGCCTTCAACGTCGTGAAGGGCTCGGTTCCTGCCCGCACCGACGTGCCTGACACCGACTTCGACGCCTGCGGCAAGAAGGGCATCGCCGACCTGAAGAAGGCCAATGAGGGCGGCACGCTGTTCGGCTCGCTCGCCCAGGGCTACGGCGCGCCCCCGGCGGTTGCCAACGCATACAAGGACGTCATCTCGAAGTTCGTCCATGGGCAGATCAAGAGCTCGGACGAGGCCGTGACCGAGCTGGTCAAGGCGATCGACGACGCCAAGTAA
- a CDS encoding Gfo/Idh/MocA family oxidoreductase, whose amino-acid sequence MSVRWGLIGASTIARQFMINAIRAQGDGEVAAVMSSSPERAEAYAKENGIPAAVSTLDALLGPDIDAVYISTTNELHLEQGLAAIKAGKHVLCEKPLALTSADARRMVAAAGQAGIVFGTNHHLRNAGAHRAMREAIAAGRIGKPIAARVFHSVYLPENLQGWRIARPEAGGGVVLDITVHDADTLRFVLGDDPVEISAFTQAAGMAGGGLEDGAMCVWRFKSGVIAQSHEGFTTKFAGTGFEVHGSEGSLFATNVMTQKPVGSVLLRTASGEEELSFDREDLYTRSLRQFHAAIRGEGHPSATGEDGIWSLACAEAALQSSKTGKAVTIDPQLGSLA is encoded by the coding sequence ATGAGTGTGAGATGGGGCCTGATCGGCGCGAGCACGATCGCCAGGCAGTTCATGATCAACGCCATCCGCGCTCAAGGTGATGGCGAGGTTGCCGCCGTGATGAGCTCCAGCCCGGAGCGCGCCGAAGCCTACGCCAAGGAAAACGGCATACCGGCCGCCGTCTCGACGCTGGACGCGCTGCTTGGCCCGGACATCGACGCCGTCTACATCTCGACCACCAACGAATTGCATCTCGAACAGGGTCTGGCTGCGATCAAGGCCGGCAAGCATGTGCTGTGCGAAAAGCCGCTGGCGCTGACCAGCGCCGATGCGCGCAGGATGGTCGCCGCGGCCGGGCAAGCCGGCATCGTGTTCGGCACCAACCACCACCTGCGCAATGCCGGCGCGCATCGGGCGATGCGCGAGGCGATCGCCGCCGGCCGTATCGGCAAGCCGATCGCAGCGCGTGTCTTTCATTCCGTCTACCTGCCGGAAAACCTGCAGGGCTGGCGCATCGCCAGGCCCGAAGCCGGCGGCGGCGTGGTGCTCGACATCACGGTGCACGATGCCGACACGCTGCGCTTCGTGCTCGGCGACGATCCAGTCGAGATCTCTGCCTTCACGCAAGCCGCCGGCATGGCCGGCGGCGGGCTGGAGGACGGCGCCATGTGCGTCTGGCGCTTCAAGTCCGGCGTCATCGCCCAGTCGCATGAGGGCTTCACGACGAAATTCGCCGGCACGGGCTTCGAGGTGCATGGATCGGAAGGCTCGCTATTCGCCACCAATGTGATGACGCAGAAGCCGGTCGGCTCCGTGCTGCTGCGCACCGCGAGCGGCGAGGAAGAACTGAGCTTCGACCGCGAGGACCTCTACACCCGCTCGCTGCGCCAGTTCCATGCCGCGATCCGCGGCGAAGGCCATCCATCGGCGACCGGCGAGGACGGCATCTGGTCGCTCGCTTGCGCCGAAGCCGCGTTGCAATCCTCGAAAACGGGCAAGGCTGTGACCATCGATCCGCAACTCGGGAGCCTCGCGTGA
- a CDS encoding carbohydrate ABC transporter permease, translated as MSTVASPARQASSGVSARTINRIVVYGLLALFALFYLMPLFVMLVTSFKTMDEIQNGNMLALPQSPTIEPWFKAWGQTCVGLTCAGIKGYFWNSIKMVVPAVLISTLLGALNGYVLTKWRFRGHTLVFAMMLFACFIPFQSVLLPMATILGSIGRFGASLRNATGFNFGLGNSTVNLVFVHVVYGLGFTTLFFRNYYEAFPTELIKAAQVDGASFFQIFRRIMLPNSMPIFVVTVIYQFTNIWNDFLFASAYAGTGDVMPMTVALNNVVNTSTGVVEYNVNMAAAMIAALPTLIVYVVAGRYFVRGLMAGAVKG; from the coding sequence ATGAGCACTGTTGCCTCACCGGCCCGCCAGGCCTCGAGCGGCGTCAGCGCCAGGACGATAAACCGCATCGTCGTCTACGGTCTGCTCGCGCTGTTCGCGCTATTCTATCTGATGCCGCTCTTCGTCATGCTGGTCACCTCGTTCAAGACCATGGACGAGATCCAGAACGGCAACATGCTGGCGCTGCCGCAGTCGCCCACAATCGAGCCGTGGTTCAAGGCCTGGGGCCAGACCTGCGTCGGCCTTACCTGCGCCGGCATCAAGGGTTACTTCTGGAACTCCATCAAGATGGTGGTGCCGGCGGTGCTGATCTCCACGCTGCTCGGCGCGCTCAACGGCTATGTGCTGACCAAATGGCGCTTCCGCGGCCACACGCTGGTCTTCGCGATGATGCTGTTCGCCTGCTTCATCCCGTTCCAGTCGGTGCTTTTGCCGATGGCGACGATTCTCGGCAGCATCGGCCGCTTCGGCGCCAGCCTGCGGAACGCGACCGGGTTCAACTTCGGCCTCGGCAATTCGACGGTGAACCTGGTCTTCGTCCATGTGGTCTATGGCCTCGGCTTCACCACGCTGTTCTTCCGCAACTACTACGAGGCCTTCCCGACCGAACTGATCAAGGCGGCGCAGGTCGACGGCGCCTCCTTCTTCCAGATCTTCCGCCGCATCATGCTGCCCAACTCGATGCCGATCTTCGTCGTCACCGTCATCTACCAGTTCACCAACATCTGGAACGACTTCCTGTTCGCCTCGGCCTATGCCGGCACCGGCGACGTGATGCCGATGACGGTGGCGCTGAACAATGTCGTCAACACCTCGACCGGCGTCGTCGAATACAACGTCAACATGGCGGCGGCGATGATCGCAGCACTCCCCACCCTGATCGTCTACGTCGTCGCCGGCCGCTATTTCGTGCGCGGGCTGATGGCGGGCGCGGTCAAGGGCTGA
- a CDS encoding acyl CoA:acetate/3-ketoacid CoA transferase → MSKLVSAAYAAGLIKDGMVVSVSSSSGLGCPDAVLAAIGERFDAEGHPRDITTLHPIAAGDMYGIKGIDHLAKPGLLKRTLCGSYPSGPSSAEPPRIWQMIGDNSVAAYNVPSGILFDMHREAAAKRPGVLTKVGLDTFADPRHQGCAMNAAASEPIVSVEQFDGEEWLYFRAIVPNISIIRATSADERGNLTYEHEGAYLGGLEQALAARNNGGIVIAQVKRVVENGTLKPHDVRVPGVLIDHIVVAPDQLQTTQTPYDPAISGEIFRPLSSFRTPEMNIQKVIARRVAMELRDGMAVNIGFGISANVPRILLEEGQHGKVTWVIEQGAVGGVPLLDFKFGCASNAEAIMPSPHQFIYFQAGGFDASLLSFLQIDRHGSVNVSKLSARPHVTAGAGGFVDITARAKKIVFSGFFNAGAKLSLADGAIRIDQEGKVKKIVEEVEHISFSGKRAVAQGQDITYVTERCVMKLTPDGLMVTELAPGIDLERDVLAQADIPLAVANDLRVTPSSLYHDRPIGLSLNGGASLGGAHG, encoded by the coding sequence GTGAGCAAGCTCGTCTCTGCGGCCTATGCCGCCGGCCTGATCAAGGACGGCATGGTCGTCTCGGTATCGTCGTCGAGCGGCCTCGGCTGCCCCGACGCCGTGCTTGCCGCGATCGGCGAGCGCTTCGATGCGGAAGGCCATCCGAGGGACATCACCACGCTGCACCCGATCGCGGCCGGCGACATGTACGGCATTAAGGGCATCGATCATCTAGCCAAGCCGGGGCTGTTGAAGCGCACGCTCTGCGGCTCCTATCCTTCCGGCCCCTCCTCGGCCGAGCCGCCGCGGATCTGGCAGATGATCGGCGACAATTCGGTCGCCGCCTACAATGTGCCTTCCGGCATCCTGTTCGACATGCATCGCGAGGCGGCCGCCAAACGGCCCGGCGTGCTGACCAAGGTCGGCCTCGACACCTTTGCCGACCCGCGCCACCAGGGCTGCGCCATGAACGCGGCGGCCAGCGAGCCGATCGTTTCGGTTGAGCAGTTCGACGGCGAGGAATGGCTCTATTTCCGCGCCATCGTTCCCAACATCTCGATCATCCGCGCCACTTCCGCCGACGAGCGCGGCAACCTCACCTACGAGCATGAAGGCGCCTATCTCGGCGGCCTCGAACAGGCGCTCGCGGCCCGCAACAATGGCGGCATCGTCATCGCGCAGGTCAAGCGCGTCGTCGAGAACGGCACGCTGAAGCCGCATGATGTGCGCGTGCCCGGCGTCCTGATCGACCATATCGTCGTCGCGCCCGACCAGTTGCAGACGACGCAGACGCCATACGATCCGGCGATCTCCGGCGAGATTTTCCGACCGCTGTCTTCCTTCCGCACGCCGGAGATGAACATCCAGAAAGTGATCGCGCGCCGCGTTGCGATGGAGTTGCGCGACGGCATGGCCGTCAACATCGGCTTCGGCATCTCCGCCAACGTGCCGCGCATACTTCTGGAGGAAGGCCAGCACGGCAAGGTCACCTGGGTGATCGAGCAGGGCGCGGTCGGCGGCGTGCCGCTGCTCGACTTCAAGTTCGGTTGCGCTTCCAACGCCGAGGCGATCATGCCTTCGCCGCACCAGTTCATCTATTTCCAGGCCGGCGGTTTCGACGCCTCGCTGCTCTCCTTCCTGCAGATCGACCGCCACGGCTCGGTCAACGTCTCGAAGCTTTCGGCCCGCCCGCATGTCACGGCCGGCGCCGGTGGCTTCGTCGACATCACCGCGCGGGCGAAGAAGATCGTCTTCTCCGGCTTCTTCAACGCCGGCGCGAAGCTCTCGTTGGCCGATGGCGCTATCCGCATCGACCAGGAAGGCAAGGTCAAGAAGATCGTCGAGGAGGTCGAGCACATCTCCTTCTCGGGAAAACGCGCCGTCGCTCAAGGCCAGGACATCACCTATGTCACCGAGCGCTGCGTGATGAAGCTGACGCCCGACGGGCTGATGGTGACGGAGCTGGCGCCCGGCATCGATCTCGAGCGCGACGTGCTGGCGCAGGCCGATATTCCGCTCGCCGTCGCCAACGACCTGAGGGTCACGCCGTCATCGCTCTACCACGACCGGCCGATCGGCCTGTCGCTCAATGGCGGTGCCTCGCTCGGAGGCGCACATGGCTGA